The uncultured Methanobrevibacter sp. genome includes a window with the following:
- a CDS encoding 4Fe-4S binding protein encodes MIVFNEDGCIKCGACEGTCPTSAIDVTPTTIIHCDTCGGEPKCADACPNGALKVEMYEIAEGVEQARLVFNSVFCDSCGKCAEVCPQETIEVTGEKLKEVEGFCVMCQKCVEICPVDVIGIPGVCEPKEYELDLKGKGPVYIADCVGCGTCVDPCPVNAITLDEVGSPITVNDDCIRCGLCSQTCPWNAIYIAEKVPVKRTKEIESFTFDAAKCIGCNTCVEACPGDFITANSATLTVAIPSVCAACGLCVKLCPVDALDINVEWGEGAPVDAEGIGRDAEKCDFIGACANKCPTEAIRVVTKTGMLCPALEETDSEPSFTSCIRCGACASVCGNDALNVGTIELEIDGETVTRDRIEFNPSKCDACGDCIEACPYDMLHKSDNPKLPIAGFCTLCGQCMEACPEDALCYK; translated from the coding sequence ATGATTGTATTTAACGAAGATGGCTGTATTAAATGTGGCGCATGTGAAGGTACTTGCCCTACCTCAGCTATTGATGTAACACCTACTACTATTATTCACTGTGACACTTGTGGCGGTGAACCAAAATGTGCAGATGCTTGCCCTAATGGAGCATTAAAAGTTGAAATGTACGAAATTGCTGAAGGTGTAGAACAAGCAAGATTAGTATTCAACTCAGTATTTTGTGACTCCTGTGGTAAATGTGCAGAAGTTTGTCCACAAGAAACTATCGAAGTCACTGGTGAAAAATTAAAAGAAGTAGAAGGATTCTGTGTAATGTGTCAAAAATGTGTTGAAATTTGTCCAGTTGATGTTATCGGTATTCCTGGTGTTTGCGAACCTAAAGAATACGAACTCGATCTTAAAGGAAAAGGTCCTGTATACATCGCTGACTGTGTTGGATGTGGAACTTGTGTAGATCCTTGTCCTGTAAATGCAATTACTCTTGACGAAGTAGGAAGTCCTATTACTGTAAATGATGATTGTATCAGATGCGGATTATGTTCACAAACCTGTCCATGGAACGCAATTTACATTGCTGAAAAAGTACCTGTTAAACGTACTAAAGAAATTGAATCATTCACTTTCGACGCAGCTAAATGTATCGGATGTAACACTTGTGTAGAAGCATGTCCTGGAGATTTCATTACTGCAAACAGTGCTACCTTAACTGTTGCAATCCCTAGTGTATGTGCTGCATGTGGTTTATGTGTAAAATTATGTCCTGTTGATGCATTAGACATCAATGTTGAATGGGGTGAAGGTGCTCCTGTGGATGCTGAAGGTATTGGCCGTGACGCTGAAAAATGTGACTTCATCGGTGCTTGTGCTAACAAATGTCCTACAGAAGCAATTCGTGTAGTAACTAAAACTGGTATGTTATGCCCAGCTTTAGAAGAAACCGATTCAGAACCTTCATTCACTAGCTGTATTAGATGTGGTGCTTGTGCATCTGTCTGTGGTAATGACGCTTTAAACGTCGGTACTATTGAATTAGAAATCGACGGCGAAACTGTTACAAGAGACAGAATCGAATTCAACCCATCTAAATGTGACGCATGTGGTGACTGTATAGAAGCATGTCCATACGATATGCTCCACAAATCAGATAATCCTAAATTACCAATTGCAGGATTCTGTACTTTATGTGGTCAATGTATGGAAGCTTGTCCGGAAGACGCTTTATGCTATAAATAG